The DNA sequence GAAGGAAGTCGCGACGATTGCCATCGCGTTGATCGCGGTCACGGTCGTCGTCGGCGGCTATTTCGCCTGGCGCGCGTCGCGGGACAGCAAGTCGGAAGCGCTGCTCGCCGGCGCGCTCGCCGTCGCCGAGGCGCCGGTGTACACGCCGCCGCCGCCCGCCCCCGGGAGCCCGCCGCCGGTGCAGCCGCCCGGCACGTTCCGCACCGAGCGCGAACGCCTGGAGGCGGCACTGCCGAAGCTGCAGGCGGCCGCGGATGCGTATCCGAACAGCAACGCGGGGATCACCGCGCGCTATCACCTCGCGGCGGCGCTGGCGGAGCTCGGCCGGTTTGCGGAAGCGGAGCAGCGCTACAACGAGGTGCTGCAGAAGGCCGGCAGCCGCAGCATCTATCGCCAGACCGCCCGCCTCGGAATCGGCGAAGCACAGCTCGCGCAGGGCAAGGGGGACGCCGCGATGACGACGTTCAAGGAGCTGTCGACCGACACCAACTCACAG is a window from the Vicinamibacterales bacterium genome containing:
- a CDS encoding tetratricopeptide repeat protein, with translation MKSTERHRLKENEFAHTVARTREMVEQRRKEVATIAIALIAVTVVVGGYFAWRASRDSKSEALLAGALAVAEAPVYTPPPPAPGSPPPVQPPGTFRTERERLEAALPKLQAAADAYPNSNAGITARYHLAAALAELGRFAEAEQRYNEVLQKAGSRSIYRQTARLGIGEAQLAQGKGDAAMTTFKELSTDTNSQLPVDGVLMQLGRAAIAAGKTDEATRAFTRVVDEFPQSLYVSEARE